A genome region from Hymenobacter tibetensis includes the following:
- a CDS encoding DUF1015 domain-containing protein — protein sequence MAEIQPLRGWRYNPVLSQHIDEYVSPLFDVVSQKQREALYRNPLNSIHLSVPRGDDPAGEALRRLQEWQETGILRQDELPGIYVYYQYFRLPGSSREFCRKGFMCHIRAYAWTDNVVLRHENTLPSSVNDRAELLARTEFQSSATHGLYRDDAFELERWMDEAMLDPLYETAEDYQGARDVLAVIQDSRIIEQFQAALAQRQVILADGHHRYEGSLAYRQAQLAANPNSTGQEGWNYHLMYLTNSAADDLRILPTHRLLLELPGDLTDAELLARLEAYFLILPKEDAYDLPELIAGKQWAFGLYLRSGQAYKIRLRPEVHTQLSWDTTTEVKALDLTVLHFFVLEKVLGIVGPDAQRQWPGVAYVRSFSECLKRVDDGEARAALITNEVTMDEVERVCHSGAVMPPKSTFFYPKTIGGFLFSSIRAEETAHPFLAGAGK from the coding sequence CAGCATCCACCTCTCCGTACCACGCGGCGACGACCCCGCCGGTGAGGCTTTGCGGCGCTTGCAGGAATGGCAAGAAACCGGCATTCTGCGCCAAGACGAGTTGCCGGGCATCTACGTGTATTACCAGTATTTCCGGCTGCCCGGCAGCAGCCGCGAGTTTTGCCGCAAGGGCTTCATGTGCCACATTCGGGCCTACGCCTGGACCGATAACGTGGTGTTGCGCCATGAAAACACGTTGCCCTCTTCCGTCAATGACCGGGCAGAACTGCTGGCGCGCACCGAGTTTCAAAGCAGTGCCACCCACGGCCTCTACCGCGACGATGCCTTCGAGTTGGAGCGGTGGATGGACGAGGCCATGCTCGACCCGCTCTACGAAACGGCCGAAGACTACCAGGGAGCCCGTGATGTGCTGGCCGTAATTCAGGATAGCCGCATTATCGAGCAGTTCCAAGCGGCGCTGGCCCAGCGGCAGGTGATTCTGGCGGATGGGCACCACCGCTACGAAGGCTCTTTGGCCTACCGCCAAGCCCAGCTGGCTGCCAACCCAAACTCCACCGGCCAGGAAGGGTGGAACTACCACCTGATGTACCTCACCAACTCGGCCGCCGACGACCTGCGCATCCTCCCAACCCACCGTCTCCTGCTCGAGTTGCCCGGCGACCTGACCGATGCGGAATTGCTGGCCCGCCTGGAAGCGTACTTTCTGATTCTACCCAAAGAAGACGCCTACGACCTGCCGGAGCTAATTGCTGGCAAGCAATGGGCGTTCGGGTTGTATTTGCGCAGTGGACAGGCTTACAAGATTCGGCTCCGGCCCGAGGTGCACACGCAACTCAGCTGGGACACCACCACCGAAGTGAAAGCGCTGGACCTCACGGTGCTGCATTTTTTCGTTCTTGAAAAGGTGCTGGGTATTGTGGGGCCGGATGCCCAACGGCAGTGGCCGGGCGTGGCGTACGTGCGCAGCTTCTCGGAGTGTTTGAAGCGCGTAGACGACGGCGAAGCCCGGGCCGCCCTCATCACCAATGAGGTAACGATGGACGAGGTGGAGCGGGTCTGCCACTCTGGCGCCGTGATGCCGCCCAAATCCACGTTCTTCTACCCCAAAACCATTGGCGGCTTCCTGTTCAGCAGCATCCGCGCCGAAGAAACGGCGCATCCGTTTTTAGCGGGCGCTGGCAAGTGA
- a CDS encoding EamA family transporter, with product MNWLQLAACAALGMALYNLFIKAASGQIHQMVGAVVLQVVAALIGVGLLLLLYLRGTLPATLVTSRGITLAALAGVSIGVAEILTFAVYAKGAPAAVGTPLIVGGSVLLTALLGVLVLREALAWPQALGLLLVVGGIALLSRGH from the coding sequence ATGAACTGGCTCCAGCTAGCTGCCTGCGCCGCGCTGGGTATGGCGCTCTACAACCTGTTTATCAAAGCGGCATCCGGTCAAATCCACCAAATGGTGGGAGCAGTGGTGCTGCAAGTGGTAGCTGCCCTGATCGGTGTGGGACTCTTGCTGCTGCTCTACCTGCGTGGGACACTACCTGCTACTTTAGTTACTTCCCGAGGCATCACGCTGGCAGCCTTGGCGGGTGTGAGCATCGGCGTGGCCGAAATTCTGACGTTTGCCGTGTACGCGAAAGGAGCGCCAGCTGCTGTTGGTACGCCACTTATTGTAGGCGGCTCGGTGCTGCTGACAGCTCTATTAGGCGTATTGGTACTGCGCGAGGCGTTGGCTTGGCCGCAGGCGTTGGGGCTGCTGCTGGTTGTGGGCGGTATTGCGTTATTGTCGCGTGGGCATTGA
- the sdaAB gene encoding L-serine ammonia-lyase, iron-sulfur-dependent subunit beta produces the protein MAEKSSIFDMIGPVMIGPSSSHTAGVVRIARAAIRILGSVPTHATITFYNSFARTYEGHGSDRAIVAGLLGMTTDDVRIREAFDHAREAGLQYTFQGVGNASTMHPNTIKVQLRDERTGHVVEVVGQSRGGGVIRIVEVDGFPSDFSGSLHTLILDADDAKGSIAFIASVIAHDDCNIATMLVSRKGKNDVARQFIEMDSSIKDVTLAYLRQLSWVHRVTYIPTID, from the coding sequence ATGGCTGAGAAAAGCAGTATTTTCGACATGATTGGACCGGTCATGATCGGGCCCAGTTCCTCGCACACGGCGGGCGTGGTGCGCATTGCCCGCGCCGCAATCCGTATTCTGGGTAGCGTACCGACCCACGCTACCATCACGTTCTACAATTCCTTTGCCCGCACCTACGAAGGGCACGGCTCCGACCGCGCCATTGTGGCGGGCCTGCTGGGCATGACCACCGACGACGTGCGCATCCGCGAAGCCTTCGATCATGCGCGGGAAGCCGGCTTGCAGTACACGTTTCAGGGCGTAGGCAACGCGTCTACGATGCACCCCAACACCATTAAAGTGCAGTTGCGCGATGAGCGTACTGGCCACGTCGTGGAGGTAGTAGGCCAAAGCCGCGGGGGCGGCGTCATCCGCATTGTGGAGGTAGACGGCTTCCCGTCCGACTTCTCTGGCAGCCTGCACACGCTCATTCTTGATGCCGACGATGCCAAGGGCTCTATTGCCTTCATTGCCTCCGTCATTGCGCACGACGACTGCAACATTGCCACGATGCTGGTATCACGCAAGGGAAAAAACGACGTAGCTCGGCAGTTCATTGAGATGGATTCCAGCATCAAAGATGTGACGCTGGCCTACCTGCGCCAGTTGAGCTGGGTGCACCGCGTGACCTATATTCCAACCATAGATTAG
- a CDS encoding DUF2911 domain-containing protein: protein MRNHTSKFLLVFVWLLLLGSNSAFAQTKMPEDKSKRPSPMATVAGPGFTIEYSRPSMKGRKIFGELEPYGKVWRTGANEATTFEAKQAVKINGQALPAGTYALFTIPGEQEWTIIFNKTAKQWGAFKYDEKQDALRVKVKPTKTAQPVEQFTIAADKAGTVTMAWENTQAAFTVK, encoded by the coding sequence ATGCGTAACCACACTTCTAAATTTCTGCTTGTTTTTGTTTGGCTGCTGTTACTCGGTAGTAACAGTGCCTTCGCCCAAACAAAAATGCCGGAAGACAAGTCCAAGCGTCCAAGCCCAATGGCTACCGTGGCGGGTCCTGGTTTCACTATCGAGTACAGCCGTCCTTCGATGAAGGGCCGCAAGATATTCGGTGAGCTAGAGCCCTACGGTAAGGTGTGGCGCACCGGTGCCAACGAGGCCACCACGTTCGAAGCCAAGCAAGCCGTCAAAATCAATGGTCAGGCGCTACCAGCCGGCACCTATGCATTGTTCACCATCCCCGGCGAGCAGGAGTGGACCATCATCTTCAATAAGACGGCCAAGCAGTGGGGCGCCTTTAAATACGATGAGAAGCAAGACGCGCTACGCGTGAAAGTGAAGCCAACTAAAACGGCGCAACCCGTTGAGCAGTTCACCATAGCCGCCGACAAAGCCGGCACCGTAACGATGGCCTGGGAAAACACGCAGGCTGCTTTCACTGTAAAGTAA
- a CDS encoding Maf family nucleotide pyrophosphatase: MKLILASNSPRRRQLLTDLGVPYTVRLQEVDESFPAHLQRAEVAEYLAAHKASAYRADLAPEEVVLTADTIVCLDNDVLNKPADATEAIQMLTRLQGRAHDVFTGVCLLRGDGQQVVFSDQTRVYFRSLSRSEIEHYVHKYTPLDKAGAYGAQDWIGMVAVTRLEGSYFNVMGLPVHRVWDELVKLGGNEWLPVA, encoded by the coding sequence ATGAAGTTAATTCTGGCCTCTAATTCGCCACGGCGGCGCCAACTCCTCACTGATTTAGGAGTGCCCTACACCGTGCGCTTGCAGGAAGTGGACGAATCATTTCCGGCGCATTTGCAACGAGCCGAAGTAGCCGAATACCTGGCGGCCCACAAAGCCAGCGCCTACCGCGCCGACTTGGCCCCTGAGGAAGTGGTGCTCACAGCCGATACCATTGTTTGTCTCGACAACGATGTCCTCAACAAGCCAGCCGATGCAACTGAGGCCATCCAGATGCTCACTCGCCTGCAAGGCCGGGCCCACGACGTATTCACGGGCGTTTGCCTGCTTCGCGGCGACGGCCAGCAAGTAGTTTTCTCCGACCAAACCCGGGTTTATTTCCGTTCTTTATCCCGCTCAGAAATAGAACACTACGTACACAAATATACACCACTGGATAAAGCAGGAGCCTACGGCGCGCAAGACTGGATTGGCATGGTAGCCGTGACCCGCCTGGAGGGGTCGTACTTCAACGTCATGGGCTTGCCCGTGCACCGCGTTTGGGACGAATTGGTGAAGCTGGGCGGCAACGAGTGGCTACCCGTAGCATGA
- a CDS encoding TolC family protein, with protein MKSTATLTRLLALVGTTTLLTHVVQPVLAQTTPPAQPPAGTLAQPTAVAGAPFTLQSAVNYALEHNLTVRQSQLNAEASKVTQRAGRGALLPTFNLSGSQTWNYGTGLDPLTNDFVSQTIRSNNFSAFSQVTLFSGFQLRNTVKRNALDLQASQGDVEKARNDLSLNVASAYLQLLLSEELIRTNQTRLNSTQQQVERTRKLLKAGSVPESNLLDSQAQLASDELTVITAQNQRDLARLTLIQLLNLDAAGAAAFRIDMPALADPDDQAAYDAEPSAIYETALGLQPDVKAADLRVRSAQMGVDVAKGAYLPRLTFAAGVFTGFSSSRLARVFSGDSTEAVPIPVVRLDNGQFTGFGVLQPRQPRVEFLPAKFSNQLQDNIGRQLQFNLNIPILNGFQARTNVQRAQVTAQQAELQAEQTRLTLRQNIQQAAADALAAQRQFTSSKRQVEALTAAYRNAEIRFNNGLLNGTEFNIAKNNLAGAESTMIQNKYQFIFRRKVLDFYQGRPLAL; from the coding sequence ATGAAATCAACTGCTACGCTGACCCGTTTGCTGGCTCTGGTAGGGACCACTACGCTGCTAACGCACGTAGTTCAGCCCGTGTTGGCCCAAACTACCCCGCCGGCCCAGCCGCCCGCCGGCACGTTAGCCCAGCCAACTGCGGTTGCTGGCGCACCATTCACGCTGCAAAGTGCTGTCAATTATGCCCTGGAGCACAACTTGACGGTTCGGCAGTCGCAGTTGAATGCAGAGGCCAGCAAAGTGACGCAGCGGGCGGGGCGGGGGGCCTTGCTACCTACTTTCAACCTAAGCGGTAGCCAAACCTGGAACTACGGTACTGGTCTGGATCCTCTGACCAACGACTTCGTTAGTCAAACTATTCGCTCCAACAACTTCTCGGCCTTCTCGCAGGTTACGCTCTTTTCGGGGTTCCAGCTGCGCAACACTGTGAAGCGGAACGCCCTGGACTTGCAGGCTAGCCAAGGCGATGTAGAGAAGGCGCGCAACGATTTGTCGTTGAATGTGGCCTCTGCCTACTTGCAGCTACTGTTGTCGGAGGAGTTGATTCGTACCAACCAAACTCGGCTTAACAGCACCCAGCAGCAGGTGGAGCGTACCCGCAAGCTGCTCAAAGCTGGCTCGGTGCCGGAAAGCAACCTGCTCGACAGCCAGGCCCAATTGGCTTCCGATGAGCTAACGGTTATTACGGCTCAGAATCAGCGCGACTTGGCTCGTCTCACTCTGATTCAGTTGCTTAACCTAGATGCTGCCGGCGCGGCGGCTTTTCGCATTGACATGCCAGCTCTGGCTGACCCCGACGACCAAGCCGCTTACGATGCCGAGCCGAGTGCTATCTACGAAACAGCTTTGGGGCTACAGCCCGACGTAAAAGCGGCCGACCTGCGCGTGCGTTCCGCGCAAATGGGCGTGGATGTAGCGAAGGGCGCGTACCTGCCGCGGCTCACCTTTGCCGCTGGTGTGTTCACGGGTTTCTCGTCGTCGCGGCTGGCTCGCGTATTCAGCGGCGACTCCACCGAGGCGGTTCCTATTCCGGTCGTACGCCTCGACAACGGCCAGTTCACGGGCTTTGGGGTGCTGCAGCCTCGGCAGCCTCGGGTGGAGTTTTTGCCAGCGAAGTTCTCTAATCAATTGCAGGACAACATTGGCCGGCAGTTGCAATTCAATCTTAACATTCCTATTCTGAACGGTTTCCAGGCGCGTACCAATGTGCAGCGGGCCCAGGTAACCGCCCAACAAGCCGAACTGCAAGCCGAGCAAACCCGCCTGACGTTGCGGCAGAACATTCAGCAAGCGGCCGCCGATGCCCTTGCGGCTCAACGCCAGTTCACTTCCTCGAAGCGGCAGGTGGAAGCCCTGACGGCCGCCTACCGCAACGCGGAAATCCGCTTCAACAACGGCTTGCTGAACGGCACGGAGTTCAACATCGCCAAAAACAACCTGGCGGGTGCCGAATCGACGATGATTCAGAATAAATACCAGTTTATTTTCCGCCGTAAGGTGCTGGATTTCTATCAGGGCCGCCCACTTGCACTTTAG
- a CDS encoding tryptophan 2,3-dioxygenase family protein, protein MPTPQDEFPEAVWSQLRRLQEKYSADGQDLAAYLEGLYFADYINYWDYINLDTLLSLQRPLTKIPDERIFIMYHQITELYFKLCLCEYEQIGELQHPTLQEVVLRVGRINRYFENLIDSFDVMVDGMDKQQFLQFRMSLMPASGFQSVQYRMIEIASTSLDNLLDKEKRRLLGEAAAHDELLGCIYWKAGATIEESGVKALTLIQFEEKYTQQLATHAAHYRDRNVWSVVQRLPEEDRQHPRLLRQLKQLDVNVNVNWPLMHFKSAVRYLERDPTALAATGGTNWKKYLPPKFQRRIFYPQLWSAQELEDWGKGWVESVLGDEPRA, encoded by the coding sequence ATGCCTACCCCCCAAGACGAGTTTCCGGAAGCCGTATGGAGCCAGCTACGCCGGCTGCAGGAAAAGTATAGTGCCGACGGCCAAGACCTGGCCGCCTATCTGGAAGGGCTGTACTTCGCTGACTACATCAACTACTGGGACTACATCAACCTCGATACCCTACTTAGCCTGCAACGCCCACTCACCAAGATTCCCGACGAGCGAATCTTTATCATGTACCACCAGATTACGGAGCTTTATTTCAAGCTCTGCCTTTGCGAGTACGAGCAGATAGGCGAATTGCAGCACCCCACCCTACAAGAGGTGGTGCTACGAGTAGGCCGCATCAACCGCTACTTCGAGAACCTGATCGACTCGTTTGATGTGATGGTGGATGGCATGGACAAGCAGCAGTTTCTGCAGTTTCGAATGTCCCTGATGCCTGCTTCGGGCTTTCAATCGGTGCAGTATCGCATGATTGAAATTGCTAGCACCTCGCTCGACAACCTGCTGGACAAAGAAAAACGGCGGCTGCTCGGGGAGGCCGCCGCTCATGATGAGTTGCTTGGCTGCATCTATTGGAAGGCTGGAGCAACGATTGAAGAGAGTGGTGTCAAAGCTTTAACGCTCATTCAGTTCGAAGAAAAATACACCCAGCAGCTCGCTACCCACGCCGCTCATTACCGCGACCGGAATGTGTGGAGCGTGGTGCAGCGCTTACCTGAAGAAGACCGGCAGCATCCGCGCTTGCTGCGCCAACTCAAGCAACTGGATGTGAACGTGAATGTGAATTGGCCCCTAATGCACTTCAAGTCGGCCGTGCGCTACCTGGAGCGGGACCCTACTGCATTAGCAGCCACCGGCGGCACCAACTGGAAGAAGTACCTGCCTCCCAAGTTCCAGCGCCGCATCTTCTACCCCCAGCTCTGGAGTGCTCAGGAATTGGAAGACTGGGGAAAAGGCTGGGTGGAAAGCGTACTAGGCGACGAGCCACGGGCGTAG
- a CDS encoding efflux RND transporter periplasmic adaptor subunit: MKNNRLLYILLGLVLVLVVGFMVGKKQGWIGKPAGTEVTAAKATTVNIVEQVSASGKVQPETEVKISPDVSGEIIQLYVQEGDSVKKGQLLLRIRPDNYQAMVNQQSAAVNSQRANVGQTQARLQQLIANAKQTELTYRRNASLYKQKVISQADYEAAKAAYEASQEELNSARQSIRAAQSNVQSAQAGLEEARRNLDKTTIYAPVSGTVSKLNVEKGERVVGTSQMAGTEIMRIANLNSMEVRVNVNENDIINVQLGDSAIVEVDSYASKDEKFRGLVTSIANTAKDALTAEAVTEFEVRIRLLPDSYRHLLRTTNGRTVVPFRPGMTASVDVITNRKTGVLSVPLAAVTTRSDSAMTESKDSNKAPGVRVSRGGAANEATPTPKAAAVQEVVFVIKNGKAVMTPVKTGISDFQNIEILSGLQAGAQVVSGPFRAVAKTLKDDMPVVIKDAKSLNKEALKEGPEDNN; the protein is encoded by the coding sequence ATGAAGAACAACCGCTTACTCTATATTCTGCTGGGCCTTGTCTTGGTGCTTGTTGTCGGCTTTATGGTGGGCAAAAAGCAGGGCTGGATAGGTAAGCCAGCCGGTACGGAGGTAACGGCCGCCAAGGCCACCACGGTCAACATTGTGGAGCAGGTTAGTGCCTCAGGCAAGGTGCAGCCCGAAACAGAAGTGAAAATCTCGCCCGACGTATCGGGGGAGATTATTCAGTTGTATGTGCAGGAAGGAGATTCGGTGAAGAAGGGCCAACTGCTGCTCCGCATTCGTCCCGATAACTACCAGGCCATGGTCAACCAGCAGTCGGCGGCGGTGAACTCGCAGCGGGCCAACGTAGGCCAGACCCAGGCCCGGCTACAACAGCTGATTGCCAATGCCAAACAAACCGAGCTAACGTACCGCCGCAATGCGTCGCTCTACAAGCAGAAGGTGATTTCGCAGGCAGATTATGAGGCGGCGAAAGCAGCCTACGAAGCGTCGCAGGAAGAGCTAAACAGTGCGCGGCAGAGTATCCGGGCCGCGCAAAGCAACGTACAGAGCGCCCAGGCCGGGTTGGAAGAAGCCCGCCGCAACCTCGACAAAACCACCATTTACGCGCCCGTAAGTGGCACTGTAAGCAAGCTCAACGTGGAGAAAGGCGAGCGGGTAGTAGGTACGTCGCAGATGGCGGGTACCGAAATCATGCGCATCGCCAACCTGAACTCCATGGAAGTGCGGGTCAACGTGAATGAAAACGACATCATCAACGTGCAGCTCGGCGACTCAGCCATCGTGGAAGTGGATTCATATGCCAGCAAGGACGAGAAGTTTCGCGGCCTCGTAACCAGCATTGCCAATACCGCCAAAGACGCCCTGACGGCTGAAGCAGTTACCGAATTCGAAGTGCGCATCCGGTTGCTGCCGGACTCGTATCGGCACTTGCTGCGCACCACCAACGGGCGCACCGTGGTGCCGTTCCGGCCCGGTATGACGGCCTCCGTAGACGTTATTACCAACCGCAAAACGGGCGTGTTGAGTGTACCTCTCGCGGCCGTCACCACCCGTTCGGATAGCGCCATGACCGAGAGTAAAGACTCTAATAAGGCGCCGGGTGTACGGGTGAGCCGGGGGGGCGCGGCCAACGAAGCAACTCCAACTCCCAAGGCGGCGGCCGTGCAGGAAGTGGTGTTCGTGATTAAAAACGGCAAAGCGGTGATGACGCCCGTCAAAACCGGTATCAGCGACTTCCAGAACATCGAGATTCTAAGTGGCTTGCAAGCGGGTGCTCAGGTGGTAAGCGGCCCCTTCCGGGCGGTTGCTAAGACCCTGAAAGATGATATGCCTGTTGTAATAAAGGACGCCAAAAGCCTCAACAAAGAGGCCTTGAAAGAAGGGCCGGAAGACAACAACTAG
- a CDS encoding acyl-CoA thioesterase — protein MSLSLTDKIARAETRIFKAVFPNTTNHYDTLFGGATLHMMDEVAFITATRFSRLKMVTVSSDKVDFTHPIPGGSLVELIGTVVRVGNTSLQVQVELFVEQMYSEERHRAVSGLFTFVAIDQDKRPVRILAE, from the coding sequence ATGTCCTTGTCTTTGACCGACAAAATTGCCCGCGCCGAAACGCGCATCTTCAAAGCCGTTTTTCCGAACACCACCAACCACTACGATACCCTCTTTGGGGGCGCCACTCTACATATGATGGACGAAGTGGCTTTTATTACGGCCACCCGTTTTAGCCGCCTCAAAATGGTTACGGTTTCGTCAGACAAAGTGGACTTCACGCATCCTATTCCCGGAGGCAGCCTTGTGGAGTTGATTGGTACCGTTGTACGGGTAGGCAATACCAGCCTGCAAGTGCAAGTCGAGCTGTTTGTGGAACAGATGTACTCCGAAGAGCGTCACCGAGCCGTTTCCGGGCTATTTACCTTCGTTGCTATTGATCAGGACAAGCGGCCTGTGCGCATTCTGGCAGAATAA
- a CDS encoding DUF4259 domain-containing protein → MSTWSYYTFDNDAAADFAESFLENPNEAVLYEALATAAEEEGQLEADDASVALAAAEIVAAILGKPAQDLPPGLIPAIVHLDADGEDLRELAEQAVKVVLEKSVLQEQRAAGDEYSNWQGLQQNLLTRLQDADEE, encoded by the coding sequence ATGAGCACTTGGAGCTATTACACTTTCGACAACGACGCGGCGGCTGATTTCGCCGAGAGCTTCCTGGAAAATCCCAACGAGGCCGTGCTATATGAGGCGCTGGCTACGGCCGCCGAAGAAGAAGGCCAACTAGAAGCAGATGACGCTAGCGTGGCCTTGGCCGCCGCCGAAATAGTGGCTGCTATCCTAGGCAAGCCGGCCCAAGACTTGCCACCCGGCCTGATTCCGGCCATTGTGCACCTTGATGCCGATGGCGAGGATTTGCGCGAACTGGCCGAGCAGGCAGTGAAAGTAGTGCTGGAGAAGTCGGTGCTACAGGAACAGCGCGCAGCCGGCGACGAGTATAGCAACTGGCAAGGCCTGCAACAAAACCTGCTAACCCGCCTCCAAGACGCCGACGAAGAATGA
- a CDS encoding NAD(P)H-dependent glycerol-3-phosphate dehydrogenase, with protein MEKIAMLGGGSWATALTKILSENGARVGWWLRSKDDVQHLRSTRHNPRYLSSVAHDLTRVFPSTDLEEVVREADWLVLAVPAAFVQAVLDKLDRDALRNKRIISAIKGMIPGKNVLVTDYVAERFRVPHTQIGVVAGPCHAEEVAFEKQSYLTIGSPDSVLAEDFCRLLRNRYVKANPAQDLDGIEYFSVMKNIIALTAGIAHGLGYGDNFQAVLVSNAIQEMRRFVHALNPQPRDLSGSAYLGDLLVTAYSQFSRNRAFGNMVGRGYSVKSAQLEMNMIAEGYYAVKSIYELNRKLMVPMPITSAAYHILYEKISPAVELELLKEKFR; from the coding sequence TTGGAAAAAATAGCCATGCTCGGCGGCGGCTCCTGGGCCACTGCTCTCACCAAGATTTTGTCGGAAAACGGAGCCCGGGTAGGCTGGTGGCTGCGCTCGAAAGACGACGTGCAACACCTGCGCAGCACCCGGCACAATCCGCGCTACCTCTCGTCGGTAGCCCACGACTTAACCCGCGTCTTTCCTTCCACCGACTTGGAAGAGGTTGTGCGCGAAGCTGATTGGCTGGTGCTAGCCGTGCCGGCGGCTTTTGTGCAAGCCGTACTTGACAAGCTGGACCGCGACGCGCTGCGCAACAAGCGGATTATTTCGGCCATCAAGGGCATGATACCAGGCAAAAACGTGCTGGTAACCGACTACGTCGCTGAGCGGTTTCGGGTGCCGCACACGCAGATTGGGGTGGTAGCAGGGCCGTGCCATGCCGAGGAAGTGGCTTTTGAAAAGCAGAGCTACCTCACTATCGGCTCGCCTGATTCGGTGCTGGCCGAGGATTTCTGCCGCCTGCTGCGCAACCGCTACGTGAAAGCCAATCCCGCCCAGGACCTCGACGGCATCGAGTATTTCTCGGTGATGAAGAACATTATAGCGTTGACTGCTGGCATAGCGCACGGCCTTGGCTACGGCGACAATTTTCAGGCGGTGCTGGTGAGCAATGCCATCCAGGAAATGCGCCGTTTCGTGCACGCCCTCAACCCCCAACCCCGCGACCTATCCGGCTCCGCCTACCTCGGCGACTTGCTTGTAACGGCCTATTCGCAGTTTTCGCGTAACCGAGCTTTCGGCAATATGGTGGGCCGTGGCTACTCGGTGAAGTCGGCACAGTTGGAAATGAACATGATTGCCGAAGGATACTATGCCGTGAAAAGCATTTACGAGTTGAACCGCAAGCTGATGGTGCCCATGCCCATCACGTCGGCAGCCTATCATATTCTGTACGAGAAGATTTCGCCAGCCGTAGAGTTGGAACTGCTGAAAGAGAAGTTCAGGTAA